A single region of the Saprospiraceae bacterium genome encodes:
- a CDS encoding amidohydrolase has protein sequence MKTFSRRQFLSYAPGIAALPFFLWQKPELILYNGNFITVDPTLPRAEAVAISHSRFVAVGTNAEIRALAGPSTRLVDLEGKTITPGFIDAHSHPGSAGRSHLFNVDCDLRSIEEIKKAIKERAAKTPKGEAIQGFKYDDTKTKEGRFLHRRDLDEAAPNHPVVIQHRGGHSMYVNTLALQGAGIEDTTPNPEGGEFVKENGKLNGRILENAMGPFRKFQREPEGKDFVAGVEAISNMLAKTGITSVTDAGGSPADLDAYHVAHQQGLLKTRVYCHIRYGHLGKMIDAGVRTGFGDEWVRVGAMKTAIDGSISERTARLSEPYIGRPNDYGILTATQEELYERCKKAHDAGWQIGVHANGDVGIDITLQVYEKLQAENPRKDPRFRLEHCTVINENLVNRIKALHAIPCPFSTYVYFHGEKMKEYGAERLNHMFAVRSFLDAGIMVTQTSDYPPGPFEPMMALQSSVTRTDYKGTLWGPQQKITVEEAIKVGTLHGAYASYEEHLKGSIEPGKLADLTVLSQDPTRIDPFAIMETNIERTMVGGKWVYEA, from the coding sequence ATGAAAACCTTTTCCCGTCGCCAATTCTTGTCCTATGCGCCAGGCATAGCAGCACTCCCTTTCTTTTTATGGCAAAAGCCGGAACTCATCTTGTATAATGGCAACTTTATCACGGTTGATCCGACGCTTCCGAGGGCCGAAGCCGTGGCCATTTCGCATAGTCGGTTTGTAGCCGTCGGAACGAATGCAGAAATCCGAGCCCTTGCTGGTCCAAGCACTCGCTTGGTCGATTTGGAAGGAAAGACCATCACGCCTGGTTTTATCGATGCACATTCTCATCCGGGCAGTGCAGGACGTTCCCACCTTTTTAATGTCGATTGCGATCTTCGTTCCATCGAAGAAATAAAAAAGGCCATTAAGGAAAGGGCGGCTAAAACGCCCAAAGGGGAGGCCATCCAAGGGTTTAAATATGACGACACCAAAACCAAAGAAGGGCGTTTCCTTCACCGGAGAGACTTAGATGAGGCGGCACCAAATCATCCGGTGGTAATCCAACACCGAGGAGGCCATTCCATGTACGTCAATACCTTGGCCTTGCAAGGGGCTGGGATAGAAGATACTACGCCAAACCCGGAAGGTGGAGAATTTGTAAAAGAAAATGGAAAGCTCAATGGCCGAATCCTGGAAAATGCGATGGGGCCTTTCCGGAAATTCCAACGTGAACCCGAGGGGAAAGATTTCGTGGCTGGCGTAGAAGCCATTTCAAATATGCTGGCCAAAACGGGCATTACCTCCGTCACCGATGCGGGCGGTAGCCCAGCCGATTTGGATGCCTATCACGTTGCACATCAGCAAGGCCTTTTAAAAACAAGGGTGTATTGTCATATCCGCTATGGCCACCTGGGCAAGATGATCGATGCGGGGGTCAGAACGGGCTTTGGCGACGAATGGGTGCGCGTAGGTGCCATGAAAACGGCGATTGATGGCTCTATTTCGGAACGAACCGCCCGACTTTCTGAACCCTATATCGGGCGCCCCAACGATTATGGTATCCTGACGGCCACCCAGGAGGAGCTCTACGAGCGTTGTAAAAAAGCCCATGACGCTGGCTGGCAAATTGGCGTTCATGCCAATGGCGATGTGGGAATTGATATTACCCTGCAGGTATATGAAAAACTCCAAGCTGAAAACCCAAGGAAAGATCCCCGTTTCCGTTTGGAACACTGTACCGTCATCAATGAAAACCTGGTCAATAGGATTAAAGCACTTCATGCAATTCCCTGTCCTTTCTCCACCTATGTCTATTTTCATGGAGAGAAGATGAAGGAGTACGGCGCCGAAAGGCTGAATCATATGTTTGCTGTTCGGAGTTTCCTGGATGCAGGCATCATGGTTACCCAAACCTCCGATTATCCGCCTGGCCCTTTCGAACCGATGATGGCCTTGCAATCTAGTGTAACCCGAACCGATTACAAAGGAACGCTCTGGGGGCCCCAGCAGAAAATAACAGTAGAGGAAGCTATCAAAGTAGGTACCTTACATGGCGCCTATGCCTCCTATGAGGAGCACCTGAAGGGCTCGATTGAACCGGGAAAATTGGCCGACCTGACCGTGCTCAGCCAAGATCCTACCCGAATTGATCCTTTCGCCATCATGGAGACTAACATTGAGCGAACCATGGTTGGCGGGAAATGGGTGTATGAGGCCTAG
- a CDS encoding sodium/proline symporter → MVFKLIALGIYFFILFLIGYFATKRIKNIEDYYVGGKKLGYWVVAFSTRATGESAWLLLGLTGLGAFAGVSAYWVVLGEVLGVTVAWFYMAKPFKELTDKYNSITVPDYLVSRFQSKSNLLRIISATTLSVFVVIFVSAQIDATGSAFEAFLGFNYYIGALIGFAIVVAYIFFGGFVAVAWSDLFQGGIMAIGLIVLPIVGFFYLDQGPVLERLESIDPGLVNPWGPGGLNALNIATILGYAFIGLGFMGSPQVFVRFMSIRDEQEINKGRWVAIVYTLITDAAAVTIGIFGRYLFTDAGVDVEAVLGNGAQDVVIHSVDKMMPDLVIGFYVAVVLAAIMSTIDSLLVVASSAVVRDFYQQIFRPGALTDSLTRLSRMVTLLMAVAALCLAFTVAVTTPERTIFWFVIFGWSGIAATFCPVIILSLFWEDYTEKGAITSMVVGFFCIPFFKFVMTSIPEYGIYFDRVAELGPSFALSMLAGYVVTKWELRQQKN, encoded by the coding sequence ATGGTATTCAAATTAATAGCACTAGGTATTTATTTTTTCATTCTGTTTTTGATCGGATATTTTGCAACAAAGCGCATTAAAAACATTGAAGATTATTATGTAGGGGGAAAGAAACTGGGCTACTGGGTGGTTGCTTTCTCCACGCGTGCAACGGGCGAATCGGCCTGGCTTTTATTAGGACTTACCGGCCTGGGCGCCTTTGCGGGCGTTAGTGCCTATTGGGTCGTTTTGGGTGAAGTGCTTGGCGTCACGGTCGCCTGGTTTTACATGGCCAAGCCTTTTAAGGAGTTGACGGATAAGTATAACTCGATTACCGTACCAGATTATTTGGTTAGTCGGTTCCAAAGCAAATCCAACCTGTTGCGCATCATTTCCGCCACCACCTTGTCTGTTTTTGTGGTGATCTTCGTCAGTGCGCAGATAGATGCGACGGGCTCAGCCTTTGAAGCATTTTTGGGGTTCAATTATTATATCGGGGCATTGATTGGCTTTGCCATCGTAGTCGCTTATATCTTTTTTGGCGGATTTGTGGCAGTAGCCTGGTCTGATTTATTCCAGGGTGGCATCATGGCCATTGGCTTGATCGTGCTGCCCATCGTAGGCTTCTTTTACCTGGACCAAGGGCCTGTACTGGAAAGGCTGGAGTCCATTGATCCCGGTCTTGTCAATCCATGGGGTCCCGGCGGGCTAAATGCCCTGAATATAGCCACCATCCTGGGGTATGCCTTTATCGGATTGGGCTTCATGGGTTCTCCGCAGGTTTTTGTACGGTTCATGTCCATTCGAGATGAACAGGAGATCAATAAAGGCCGTTGGGTGGCTATTGTCTACACCCTGATAACGGATGCAGCAGCAGTTACGATTGGTATTTTTGGTAGATATTTGTTTACAGATGCAGGAGTGGATGTGGAAGCTGTCTTGGGCAACGGTGCACAGGATGTGGTGATTCATAGCGTGGACAAAATGATGCCTGATTTAGTGATCGGCTTCTATGTTGCGGTGGTATTGGCGGCTATTATGTCTACTATTGATTCCCTCTTAGTGGTCGCCTCAAGCGCCGTAGTGCGCGATTTTTACCAGCAAATTTTCCGACCGGGTGCACTGACGGATAGTCTTACCCGACTCTCACGGATGGTTACGCTCCTTATGGCCGTAGCAGCGCTATGTCTGGCCTTCACCGTAGCCGTGACGACACCTGAACGCACGATTTTCTGGTTTGTTATCTTTGGCTGGTCAGGTATTGCGGCGACTTTTTGTCCCGTGATTATCTTATCGCTGTTTTGGGAAGATTATACCGAAAAAGGGGCTATAACTTCTATGGTTGTTGGCTTCTTTTGTATTCCTTTTTTCAAATTTGTGATGACGAGTATCCCCGAGTATGGCATTTATTTCGATCGGGTGGCGGAGTTAGGACCTTCTTTTGCCCTTTCTATGCTGGCAGGTTATGTGGTGACAAAGTGGGAATTGCGTCAGCAGAAAAACTAG
- a CDS encoding aspartate aminotransferase family protein has translation MEIEKGIASKTAEVLDKQKEYLFPNHLLYYTDPLPLDRGEGLKVWDVDGKEYLDFFAGILTTSVGHNRPEVTDRVREQTEKMIHSSTLYPNETHVNLAEKLAQIAPGDIQVSYFTTSGTDANETAIFLAQTYTGQQEVIALRHGYSGRSALGMSLTGHSPWRVGGTHVAGIKHALNPYCYRCPLKLTYPSCGVACAQDLEDVIKTTTSGKIAAFLVEPIQGVGGFITAPNEYLQVAYDIIKHYGGLFISDEVQTGFGRTGDKWFGIEHAEVQPDIMTMAKGIANGFPLGNTMTTKDIAASTLKAGLTISTFGGNPVSCAASLGVMDVLEKEATPARTAELGELLRTGLERLQERYPLIGEVRGKGLMQGLELVQDPKTKEPAPKAAAQLMDAAKQQGLLIGKGGLYGNVMRIAPALTATADDVATALDLLDKALAQVR, from the coding sequence ATGGAAATCGAAAAAGGAATAGCCAGCAAAACGGCTGAAGTACTCGATAAACAAAAAGAATATCTTTTTCCCAATCACCTGCTGTATTATACCGACCCACTGCCACTCGACAGGGGAGAAGGGCTAAAAGTATGGGATGTAGATGGGAAGGAATACCTCGACTTCTTTGCTGGTATCCTAACGACCAGCGTGGGACACAATCGCCCGGAGGTGACGGATAGGGTGAGGGAACAAACAGAGAAGATGATCCATTCTTCTACCCTTTACCCCAATGAAACGCATGTCAATTTGGCTGAAAAACTAGCACAAATAGCGCCTGGCGATATACAAGTTTCTTATTTCACTACTTCGGGTACCGATGCCAATGAAACGGCCATCTTCCTGGCCCAAACTTATACTGGTCAGCAGGAGGTCATCGCGCTGCGGCATGGCTATAGTGGCCGATCGGCCCTGGGCATGAGCCTCACCGGACATAGTCCCTGGCGCGTTGGTGGCACCCATGTGGCCGGCATCAAACACGCACTCAACCCCTATTGCTATCGTTGCCCGCTCAAGTTGACTTATCCATCCTGTGGCGTGGCCTGTGCGCAGGATCTGGAAGACGTGATCAAGACCACCACCTCGGGCAAAATTGCCGCTTTCCTCGTAGAACCCATCCAAGGGGTTGGGGGCTTCATCACCGCTCCTAATGAATACCTTCAGGTCGCTTACGATATTATCAAGCATTATGGCGGTTTGTTCATCAGCGACGAAGTACAGACCGGCTTTGGCCGCACTGGGGATAAATGGTTTGGCATAGAACATGCCGAGGTACAGCCAGATATCATGACCATGGCCAAAGGGATCGCGAACGGATTCCCTTTGGGAAATACCATGACGACCAAGGACATTGCCGCCAGCACCCTGAAAGCGGGCCTGACGATCAGTACTTTTGGTGGCAACCCTGTTTCCTGTGCGGCCTCACTGGGCGTGATGGACGTGTTGGAGAAGGAGGCTACTCCGGCCCGTACGGCCGAGTTGGGCGAGCTGCTCCGAACAGGCCTGGAACGACTCCAAGAACGTTACCCTCTCATCGGCGAAGTACGCGGCAAAGGCCTCATGCAGGGCCTGGAACTCGTTCAAGACCCCAAAACCAAGGAGCCTGCCCCCAAAGCCGCCGCTCAACTGATGGATGCCGCCAAACAGCAGGGACTCCTCATCGGCAAGGGTGGGCTATATGGTAATGTAATGCGCATTGCGCCCGCGCTCACCGCCACCGCTGACGATGTGGCTACTGCACTTGATTTATTAGATAAGGCACTTGCACAGGTACGATAA
- a CDS encoding UPF0175 family protein, which translates to MTLQTIKIDLPSDILLTLNESEHELKKRIKISFATQLYLQQKVTLGKASQIAEMTRLQFESFLSENNISISSLGLEEVLKDVEKLK; encoded by the coding sequence ATGACATTACAAACTATAAAAATTGATCTTCCATCAGATATTTTACTTACACTGAATGAATCTGAACATGAATTAAAGAAACGGATTAAAATTTCGTTTGCGACACAACTGTACCTACAACAAAAGGTAACATTGGGTAAAGCGTCCCAAATTGCAGAAATGACAAGGTTACAGTTTGAATCCTTTCTTTCCGAGAATAATATATCTATTTCTTCATTAGGATTAGAAGAGGTATTGAAAGATGTTGAAAAATTGAAGTAA
- a CDS encoding VOC family protein, with amino-acid sequence MIKGLYETHLFVANLERSIDFYSNTLELAQCYYEEERRASFFWIGKPKQFMLGLWEKPKKQIDKRHFAFECEPDWILKESVKYLKDRNLPCKNFLNDGTERPMVFSWMPAISIYFDDPDGHSLEFIGILDGKPRPEYGVVSYERWLELEKSEE; translated from the coding sequence ATGATTAAAGGATTATATGAAACTCATTTATTTGTAGCAAACCTCGAACGGTCAATTGATTTCTATTCCAACACGTTGGAATTAGCGCAATGCTATTATGAAGAAGAAAGGCGTGCTTCATTTTTTTGGATTGGAAAACCCAAACAATTTATGCTAGGATTATGGGAAAAACCCAAAAAACAGATTGACAAAAGACATTTTGCATTTGAATGTGAACCTGATTGGATATTAAAGGAGTCTGTTAAATACCTAAAGGATAGAAATTTACCATGCAAAAATTTCTTAAATGATGGAACTGAAAGACCAATGGTTTTTTCTTGGATGCCTGCCATATCCATCTATTTTGATGATCCAGATGGGCACTCACTTGAATTTATCGGAATTTTAGATGGAAAACCAAGACCTGAATACGGTGTGGTATCCTATGAAAGATGGCTAGAATTGGAAAAAAGCGAGGAATAA
- a CDS encoding FAD-dependent oxidoreductase, which translates to MRIAKTLIVVTVFALIQLLSCRSSNDKKQPAADVVIYGGTSAGISAAIQTARLGKSVILIEPSNRLGGLTTGGLGQTDIGNKQVIGGIAREFYQNIRKYYEDTTNWRWQDRSEYKDGGQTRSGKDEDAMWTFEPSAALKVYHDMIQGLDIKIIYNQQLNRATGVSKLDNTIQSITMESGDTYYGKMFIDATYEGDLLAAAGISYTVGRESNAQYGETLNGVQANDIGKTLQGTVSHNSVHHNFIDGVDPYIVKGDASSGLLPFITDGGPGIDGHGDKAIQAYCFRMTLTDHPENRIPFKKPENYNELEYELLFRNYEAAEGPINEMYTYGDPLVPWINSDMPNRKTDTNNQKGFSTDFIGQNWDYPEASYEEREKIVERHRQYQQGLMWTLAYHPRIPKEVREKVSKWGTCKDEYEREDGWQQQLYIREARRMISNYVITQKNCEGIEKVDDPIGMAAYGMDSHHVKRYVNSKGYISNEGNVEAPVKAPFPISYRSIVPKKEECNNLMVPVCLSSTHIAFGSIRMEPVFMVLGQSSAVIACLAMEEGKAVQELAYNKVKEALINQRQIIE; encoded by the coding sequence ATGAGAATAGCAAAAACTTTAATCGTAGTAACTGTATTTGCCCTTATTCAGCTTTTGTCCTGTCGCAGTAGCAATGATAAAAAACAGCCTGCTGCAGATGTTGTCATATATGGGGGGACTTCTGCAGGTATATCAGCCGCCATTCAGACGGCAAGGCTTGGCAAGTCGGTCATCTTAATCGAACCATCTAATCGTTTGGGAGGACTTACTACAGGTGGTCTTGGACAAACTGATATTGGTAACAAGCAGGTAATCGGCGGTATTGCCCGTGAATTTTACCAAAATATAAGGAAATACTATGAAGATACGACCAATTGGCGCTGGCAGGACAGGTCTGAATATAAAGATGGCGGGCAAACGCGTTCTGGAAAAGACGAAGATGCCATGTGGACTTTCGAACCTTCAGCCGCGCTGAAAGTTTACCATGACATGATCCAAGGTCTCGACATTAAAATCATCTATAACCAACAACTTAATCGTGCAACAGGTGTCTCAAAACTTGATAACACTATACAATCTATTACTATGGAATCGGGCGACACCTACTATGGGAAAATGTTTATTGATGCGACTTATGAGGGTGATCTCCTGGCCGCCGCAGGAATTTCCTATACGGTTGGCAGAGAATCTAATGCTCAATATGGCGAAACTTTAAACGGTGTACAAGCCAACGACATTGGTAAAACACTACAGGGCACCGTCTCGCATAACAGTGTACACCATAATTTCATTGATGGTGTTGACCCCTACATCGTAAAAGGTGATGCTTCAAGCGGACTGCTGCCTTTTATTACGGATGGTGGCCCCGGAATAGACGGGCATGGTGACAAAGCGATACAAGCATACTGCTTCAGAATGACCCTGACGGACCATCCCGAAAACCGAATACCGTTTAAGAAACCGGAAAATTATAACGAATTGGAATATGAGCTCCTGTTCCGCAATTATGAAGCTGCTGAGGGACCAATAAATGAAATGTATACTTACGGTGATCCGCTGGTCCCCTGGATAAATTCAGATATGCCCAACCGAAAAACAGATACCAACAACCAAAAAGGATTTTCAACCGATTTTATTGGACAAAACTGGGACTATCCGGAAGCTTCCTACGAAGAACGTGAAAAAATTGTAGAACGCCATCGTCAGTACCAGCAAGGATTAATGTGGACATTGGCCTATCATCCGCGTATACCCAAAGAAGTAAGAGAGAAGGTGTCCAAATGGGGAACATGTAAAGATGAATATGAACGGGAAGATGGCTGGCAGCAACAACTGTACATAAGAGAAGCCCGCCGCATGATCAGCAATTATGTTATAACCCAAAAAAACTGTGAAGGAATTGAAAAAGTAGACGACCCAATCGGTATGGCTGCCTACGGCATGGATTCCCATCATGTGAAGCGTTATGTAAATTCCAAAGGATACATCTCCAATGAGGGAAATGTGGAAGCACCTGTTAAAGCTCCTTTCCCAATAAGTTATCGCTCCATTGTACCCAAAAAAGAAGAATGTAATAATTTGATGGTACCAGTATGTCTTAGTTCCACACACATAGCATTTGGATCTATTCGTATGGAGCCTGTATTCATGGTGCTTGGTCAAAGTTCAGCAGTTATTGCTTGCTTAGCCATGGAAGAAGGTAAAGCGGTCCAGGAATTAGCATACAATAAAGTGAAAGAGGCCCTGATCAACCAAAGACAAATAATAGAATAG
- a CDS encoding alpha/beta hydrolase-fold protein — MKKNTLIALLWMMVFGANGQPLPKQVSESDFTIGKTIKIESTILNENRELNIYLPASYAVDTLKTYPVIYLLDGSKEEDFIHISGIVQFGSFSWINMLPESIIVGIGNVDRERDFTDPTKNERDQKDFPTSGESKNFIQFLQKELQPFIESNFRTENEKTIIGQSLGGLLATEILFKNPELFDHFIIVSPSLWWNDEAMLDDEPLNYQTVKSIYITVGKEGEIMERTAKELYNKLDSLNKGNTKIYFEFLADKTHADALHQAVYNAFERIFKIAEN; from the coding sequence ATGAAAAAAAATACATTGATTGCCCTTCTATGGATGATGGTGTTCGGTGCAAACGGTCAACCCTTGCCCAAACAGGTAAGCGAAAGCGATTTCACCATTGGAAAAACCATAAAAATCGAATCAACTATTTTAAATGAGAACAGGGAACTAAATATTTATTTGCCAGCCAGTTATGCTGTTGACACCTTAAAAACTTATCCTGTCATTTATTTATTGGATGGCTCGAAAGAGGAAGACTTCATTCATATTTCAGGAATTGTACAATTTGGTTCCTTTTCTTGGATAAATATGCTACCTGAGTCAATTATCGTTGGAATTGGAAATGTAGATAGGGAAAGAGATTTTACCGATCCTACTAAAAACGAACGTGACCAAAAAGACTTCCCAACCTCCGGAGAGTCTAAAAACTTTATTCAATTTCTTCAAAAAGAATTGCAGCCATTCATTGAATCAAATTTTAGAACGGAGAATGAAAAAACAATTATTGGGCAATCACTCGGTGGATTATTAGCAACAGAAATCTTATTTAAAAACCCCGAATTGTTTGACCATTTTATTATAGTAAGTCCTAGTCTTTGGTGGAATGACGAGGCCATGCTGGACGACGAACCATTAAACTATCAAACTGTGAAATCTATCTATATTACGGTTGGAAAAGAAGGCGAAATAATGGAACGAACAGCCAAAGAACTGTATAATAAGTTAGATAGTCTAAACAAGGGAAATACGAAAATTTACTTTGAATTTCTAGCAGATAAGACGCACGCAGATGCCTTACACCAGGCTGTATACAATGCATTTGAGCGGATTTTTAAAATAGCGGAAAACTAA
- a CDS encoding serine hydrolase domain-containing protein — MANKILILLLTVFLVTFCKGIEQKENNKDTPINKSSIDTLEMDLQKRYDSHNFPGFAVSIFTKDSVYLKKGFGYSNIKSKKKYTPQTIQMIASVSKTFVGVSLMKVLEMGKLNLDDNINDYLPFEVKNPYFPKAIITIRQLAMHTSGINDSLNYNKSYLFESKLDTNQFGEAWHALIKGYNQNEPLELGVFLRQIFSKNGAWYSEKNFHKTPPGESYDYSNLGVSLLAYIIENITGTAFDRFSEEQIIEPLNMTATAWKLQVKQKENQTTYYQANFEEYPDYKIITYPDGGLYSNVEDLTKFLQEMIKAYEGESRLLSKESFQKMVNQIEGFPDGICWDLSIPCCIGHAGNDFGTSTLMYFEPSTGLGRILFANISLDTEKQEEEFYGIFNDLFKYSFK, encoded by the coding sequence ATGGCAAACAAAATATTAATCCTACTTCTAACCGTGTTTCTGGTCACTTTTTGTAAAGGCATAGAGCAGAAAGAAAACAACAAAGATACACCGATAAATAAGTCCTCCATTGACACGCTAGAAATGGATTTGCAAAAGCGATACGATAGCCATAACTTCCCTGGATTTGCTGTGTCAATTTTCACTAAAGACAGTGTTTACTTAAAAAAGGGATTTGGGTATTCTAATATAAAATCAAAGAAAAAATATACGCCACAGACCATTCAAATGATTGCATCTGTTTCAAAAACTTTCGTTGGTGTTAGTTTGATGAAAGTGCTTGAAATGGGTAAATTGAATTTGGATGATAACATCAATGATTACCTTCCATTTGAAGTAAAAAACCCCTATTTTCCGAAGGCCATCATAACCATTCGACAGCTTGCCATGCACACCTCCGGGATAAATGATTCCTTAAATTATAATAAAAGCTATTTGTTTGAATCAAAGCTAGATACCAACCAATTTGGTGAAGCATGGCATGCGCTAATAAAAGGGTATAATCAAAATGAACCTTTAGAATTAGGCGTTTTTCTAAGGCAGATTTTTTCGAAAAATGGCGCATGGTATAGTGAAAAAAACTTTCATAAAACACCTCCAGGAGAATCATATGATTACAGCAATCTTGGCGTAAGCCTTTTGGCCTATATTATTGAAAACATAACAGGGACGGCATTTGATCGCTTCTCAGAAGAACAAATTATTGAACCATTAAATATGACCGCTACTGCCTGGAAATTACAAGTAAAACAAAAGGAAAATCAAACAACTTATTATCAAGCAAATTTTGAAGAATATCCAGATTACAAGATTATTACTTATCCTGATGGAGGATTATATAGCAATGTCGAAGATTTAACTAAGTTTTTGCAAGAGATGATTAAAGCTTATGAAGGAGAAAGCAGATTACTGAGTAAGGAATCCTTTCAAAAGATGGTAAATCAAATAGAAGGTTTTCCTGATGGAATATGTTGGGATTTATCAATTCCTTGTTGCATAGGTCATGCCGGAAATGATTTTGGGACTTCAACCTTAATGTATTTTGAACCATCAACAGGGTTGGGTAGAATATTATTTGCTAACATATCATTGGATACGGAAAAGCAGGAAGAGGAGTTCTATGGTATTTTTAATGATTTATTCAAATATAGCTTTAAATAG
- a CDS encoding membrane dipeptidase yields the protein MIHYPIVDLHCDLLLYLAKAPGAHINGTKDIGVTLPYLKAGNVRHQILAIFVPTGPGSVALAQKELEAYQNLLQHPDFYPITTAAEASGIATSSQIGVTVAIENASVFCEEDEPLALAFQRFDNLLEACGHFFYIGFTHHTENRFGGGNYSNNVGLKEDGKRLLEYMAGKAIAVDLAHASDNLAHGIINYITSKSLDVPVIASHSNFRSLTDHVRNLPNELVKEVVKRQGLIGMNFLRDYIHPSDPSFLLAHIKLGLQADVALDQLAFGADFFYRPAISVPERVPLFFPEHEDAGKYPVIIDDLSKAGIETGALEKLCYKNVLSYIERNW from the coding sequence ATGATCCACTATCCCATCGTAGATTTACACTGTGATTTGCTCTTATACCTGGCCAAGGCGCCAGGCGCTCATATCAACGGCACCAAAGATATTGGGGTCACCCTTCCCTATTTAAAAGCGGGTAATGTCAGGCACCAGATCCTGGCGATTTTTGTGCCGACGGGCCCTGGCAGCGTAGCTTTGGCCCAAAAAGAGTTGGAAGCCTACCAAAATTTATTGCAACATCCCGATTTTTATCCTATCACAACGGCTGCCGAGGCCAGCGGGATCGCCACCTCCAGTCAGATCGGAGTGACCGTCGCTATCGAGAATGCCAGTGTATTTTGTGAAGAAGACGAGCCGTTAGCCCTGGCTTTTCAGCGCTTCGATAACCTCTTGGAAGCTTGCGGTCATTTTTTCTACATCGGTTTTACCCATCATACCGAAAATCGTTTCGGTGGCGGAAACTATAGCAATAATGTGGGCCTGAAAGAAGATGGCAAAAGGCTTCTGGAGTATATGGCGGGCAAAGCGATCGCGGTGGATTTAGCGCATGCCAGCGATAATTTAGCGCATGGCATTATTAACTACATAACTTCGAAATCTCTCGATGTTCCCGTCATTGCCAGTCATTCCAATTTTCGGTCGTTGACGGATCACGTTCGTAACCTGCCAAATGAACTGGTGAAAGAAGTGGTCAAGCGCCAGGGCTTGATAGGCATGAATTTTCTTAGGGATTATATTCACCCCAGCGACCCTTCGTTTCTCCTGGCGCATATCAAACTTGGCCTTCAAGCTGATGTCGCTTTGGATCAACTCGCCTTTGGCGCCGACTTCTTTTATCGGCCTGCGATTAGTGTCCCTGAACGTGTACCCCTTTTTTTCCCTGAGCACGAAGATGCGGGTAAATATCCCGTGATCATTGATGATTTGAGCAAGGCTGGCATAGAGACAGGAGCGCTCGAGAAACTCTGTTATAAAAATGTGCTGAGCTATATTGAACGGAATTGGTAA
- a CDS encoding YHS domain-containing (seleno)protein, giving the protein MKSSNLVLLILLVSFVVAGPFYGQAQQATYNTDDSKIALQGYSPVSYIDLQLAQRGSKAYKSEYDGLKYYFTDAEQKAKFDANPTKYLPQYGGWCATGIAVGAKFRTDPNKFLLSKGNLYLFLYDVEVDALQLWLADEKGMAAKAKENWQKMH; this is encoded by the coding sequence ATGAAGTCTTCAAATCTAGTATTACTTATCCTATTGGTATCATTTGTTGTTGCGGGCCCTTTTTATGGTCAGGCCCAACAAGCAACATACAATACGGATGACAGTAAAATCGCCTTGCAGGGCTACAGTCCTGTTTCTTACATTGATCTTCAACTCGCCCAACGCGGTTCGAAGGCCTACAAATCAGAATACGACGGGCTAAAGTATTATTTCACTGATGCAGAGCAAAAAGCCAAATTTGATGCCAACCCTACTAAATACTTACCGCAGTATGGCGGTTGGTGTGCAACAGGTATTGCTGTAGGAGCAAAGTTCAGAACCGACCCTAACAAATTTCTGCTTAGCAAGGGTAATCTCTATCTGTTTTTATATGATGTGGAAGTAGATGCCTTGCAACTTTGGTTAGCAGATGAAAAAGGAATGGCTGCCAAAGCAAAGGAAAACTGGCAGAAAATGCATTAA
- a CDS encoding SnoaL-like domain-containing protein — protein sequence MHLTNLLTEMDALVSKGQIVEAVDKFFAQTAQTLDFDGTITTTKAQMIDKMTGFVSAIKSVNGIKLHQSFHNGGVSMSEYTFDFDMKDGSQVLWHEIIRREWADGKVINEQYFKN from the coding sequence ATGCATTTGACCAATCTTTTAACTGAGATGGACGCCTTGGTATCCAAAGGACAGATTGTAGAAGCTGTCGACAAGTTCTTCGCTCAAACAGCCCAAACCTTAGATTTTGATGGCACCATTACGACTACAAAAGCCCAGATGATAGACAAAATGACAGGATTTGTTAGTGCCATAAAAAGCGTCAATGGCATCAAGCTCCACCAGTCTTTCCACAATGGAGGCGTTTCTATGTCAGAATACACCTTTGACTTTGACATGAAGGATGGTAGCCAAGTGCTTTGGCATGAAATCATTCGCCGCGAATGGGCTGACGGAAAAGTAATAAATGAGCAATATTTTAAAAATTAG